A single Vigna radiata var. radiata cultivar VC1973A chromosome 8, Vradiata_ver6, whole genome shotgun sequence DNA region contains:
- the LOC106772084 gene encoding auxin-responsive protein IAA11 yields MSTVSKDDNLVLSSEDSSCPEESEIELGLGLSISGPSKSYHHVHAHAPSPYARIFTAKAFPSSPSPSPSPSPSSSSSSSPNITAGTKRAAESLVANNRPSQVVGWPPLRTYRVNSYNIHAKSTEVFNSVPEKSKGNNTVVRKSADNGNGNNINAKEKRQVRSSLFVKVNMDGIPIGRKVDLSAHSSYETLAQTLEDMFNESTTVTTCKGANGEDHGIIIGGERHSKLLDGSSKFVLTYEDKEGDWMLVGDVPWGMFLSSVRRLRIMRTSEANGLAPRFEENIRQKCKPI; encoded by the exons ATGTCAACTGTGTCCAAAGATGACAACTTGGTGCTGTCTTCGGAGGATTCTTCTTGCCCAGAAGAGTCTGAGATCGAATTGGGTCTTGGGTTGAGCATCTCAGGCCCTTCTAAGTCTTACCACCATGTCCACGCTCATGCTCCTTCTCCTTATGCTAGGATTTTCACAGCCAAGGCTTTTCCTtcttcaccatcaccatcaccatcaccatcaccttcctcttcttcctcttcctctcccAACATCACTGCTGGCACCAAGAGAGCTGCTGAATCTCTTGTTGCAAATAATCGTCCCAg TCAAGTAGTTGGATGGCCTCCACTTCGGACATATAGAGTGAATAGCTACAATATCCATGCAAAATCAACAGAAGTATTCAACTCAGTGCCTGAGAAGAGTAAAGGCAACAATACTGTGGTAAGGAAAAGTGCTGACAATGGCAATGGTAACAACATTAATGCCAAAGAAAAAAGACAGGTCAGGAGTTCCCTGTTCGTCAAGGTAAATATGGATGGAATACCTATTGGGAGGAAGGTTGATTTGAGCGCTCATAGTTCCTATGAAACCTTAGCACAAACGTTGGAGGACATGTTTAACGAATCAACCACAGTCACCACTTGCAAAG GAGCAAATggtgaggatcatggaattattATTGGAGGAGAAAGGCATTCAAAATTGTTGGATGGATCTTCCAAGTTTGTGCTCACTTACGAAGACAAGGAAGGAGATTGGATGCTTGTTGGGGATGTTCCTTGGGG GATGTTCCTTAGCTCGGTGAGGAGGCTAAGAATAATGAGGACATCTGAGGCTAATGGACTTG CACCAAGATTCGAAGAAAACATCAGACAGAAATGCAAGCCCATATAG